A region from the Bdellovibrio bacteriovorus genome encodes:
- the rpsS gene encoding 30S ribosomal protein S19, translated as MARSIKKGPFVDLHLQKKIDTAIEKNDKKVIKTWSRRSTILPETIGLTFAVHNGRKFVPVYITENMIGHKLGEFAPTRTFQGHAEKKAAAPAAAKK; from the coding sequence GTGGCACGCTCGATTAAAAAAGGTCCATTCGTCGATTTGCATCTTCAAAAGAAGATCGACACTGCGATCGAAAAAAATGATAAAAAAGTTATTAAAACTTGGTCTCGCCGCTCAACAATTCTTCCAGAGACAATTGGACTGACTTTTGCGGTTCATAACGGAAGAAAGTTCGTTCCAGTTTACATCACTGAGAACATGATTGGTCACAAACTCGGTGAGTTTGCTCCAACAAGAACTTTCCAAGGTCACGCCGAGAAGAAAGCAGCTGCTCCTGCTGCTGCGAAGAAGTAA
- the rplP gene encoding 50S ribosomal protein L16, which yields MLSPKRVKWRKQFVGRATGFAYRGSNLDFGDYGLQAIEEGRLTARQLEAGRIAISRSVKRGGKIWCRVFPNIPVTKKPAETRMGSGKGNPELWVARVLPGKVLFEMNGVTREQAKEAFERAAHKLPFKTRFLVRE from the coding sequence GTGTTAAGTCCTAAAAGAGTAAAATGGCGTAAACAATTTGTAGGCCGCGCAACTGGTTTTGCTTACAGAGGTTCTAACCTTGATTTCGGAGACTACGGTCTTCAAGCTATCGAGGAAGGCCGTCTGACAGCTCGTCAGTTGGAAGCTGGTCGTATTGCTATCTCACGTTCAGTAAAACGTGGTGGTAAAATCTGGTGCCGTGTGTTCCCGAACATCCCAGTAACTAAGAAACCTGCTGAAACTCGTATGGGTAGCGGTAAAGGTAATCCGGAGTTGTGGGTAGCACGCGTTCTTCCTGGAAAAGTTCTTTTCGAAATGAACGGTGTGACTCGTGAACAAGCTAAAGAAGCTTTCGAACGCGCAGCTCACAAACTTCCTTTCAAAACTCGTTTCTTGGTGAGGGAGTAG
- the rplN gene encoding 50S ribosomal protein L14: MIQMQTRLNVADNSGAKEVMCVKVLGGSKRRVASIGDVIVVSIKEALPNAKVKKGDVAKAVVVRTVQKLRRPDGSYIRFDDNSAVLINASKEPIGTRIFGPVARELRAKSFVKIVSLAPEVL, translated from the coding sequence ATGATTCAAATGCAAACTAGACTAAATGTAGCTGACAACTCTGGCGCTAAAGAAGTTATGTGCGTAAAGGTTCTTGGTGGTTCAAAACGCCGTGTAGCATCTATCGGTGATGTTATCGTTGTTTCTATCAAAGAAGCTTTGCCAAACGCTAAAGTTAAAAAAGGTGATGTTGCTAAAGCAGTTGTTGTAAGAACAGTGCAAAAACTTCGTCGTCCAGACGGATCTTATATCCGTTTTGATGATAACTCTGCAGTTCTTATCAACGCTTCTAAGGAACCAATTGGAACACGTATCTTTGGCCCAGTTGCCAGAGAATTGAGAGCTAAGTCGTTCGTTAAGATCGTATCTTTGGCTCCGGAAGTTCTATAA
- the rpsC gene encoding 30S ribosomal protein S3, translated as MGQKVNPIGLRVGVIRTWDSRWYAKGNQYFENLHEDIRLRKYLKNKLKHAGVAKIEMERAAKKIKIIISTARPGVVIGKKGTGIDSLKAEVQKLTPNEVFLSIQEVRKPDLDAQLVAESIAQQLEKRISWRRALKKAIAAAIKGGVRGIKIRVSGRLDGAEIARSEWYNEKSVPLHTLRADIDYGTAEALTAYGIIGMKVWIYKGDILSAREVEEAGRVKS; from the coding sequence GTGGGACAAAAGGTTAATCCAATTGGTCTAAGAGTTGGTGTTATCAGAACGTGGGACTCTCGCTGGTATGCGAAGGGTAACCAATATTTTGAAAATCTCCACGAAGACATCCGCTTAAGAAAGTATTTGAAAAATAAGCTTAAGCACGCGGGTGTAGCGAAAATTGAAATGGAACGTGCAGCGAAGAAGATTAAAATCATCATCTCTACTGCTCGTCCAGGTGTTGTAATTGGTAAAAAAGGTACTGGTATTGATTCACTTAAAGCGGAAGTTCAAAAACTTACACCCAACGAAGTTTTCTTGAGCATCCAAGAAGTGCGCAAGCCAGACCTCGATGCTCAGCTCGTCGCTGAGAGTATTGCTCAACAACTTGAGAAACGTATCTCTTGGAGAAGAGCACTTAAAAAAGCTATTGCAGCTGCTATCAAAGGCGGCGTGAGAGGTATCAAGATCCGTGTTTCAGGACGTCTTGATGGAGCCGAAATTGCTCGTTCAGAGTGGTACAATGAGAAGAGTGTTCCTCTTCATACATTGCGTGCAGATATCGACTACGGTACTGCTGAAGCTTTGACTGCATACGGAATCATCGGCATGAAAGTATGGATCTATAAAGGCGATATCTTATCTGCTCGCGAAGTTGAGGAGGCAGGTCGTGTTAAGTCCTAA
- the rplE gene encoding 50S ribosomal protein L5 has translation MNRLHTKYRKEIAPALQKQLGAKNVMQVPRLEKITLSVCLSEAVQNPKILNTVVDEITAITGQKAVITKAKKAISNFKLRAGIPLGVRVTLRREKMWSFMDRLNTLALPRVRDFRGLPNKGFDGRGNYNMGLKEQIVFPEINYDKVDKTRGMNITICTTAKNDAEGRALLEALGMPFRK, from the coding sequence ATGAATCGCTTACATACAAAATACAGAAAAGAGATCGCTCCCGCTCTTCAAAAACAATTGGGTGCTAAAAACGTGATGCAAGTTCCTCGTTTAGAGAAAATCACTCTAAGCGTGTGCTTGAGCGAAGCAGTTCAAAATCCAAAAATTTTGAACACTGTTGTTGACGAGATCACTGCGATCACTGGTCAAAAAGCTGTTATCACTAAAGCTAAAAAAGCTATCTCTAACTTCAAATTGCGTGCTGGCATCCCATTGGGTGTTCGCGTGACTTTGAGAAGAGAAAAAATGTGGTCTTTCATGGATCGTTTGAACACCTTGGCACTTCCTCGCGTAAGAGACTTCCGCGGTTTGCCAAATAAAGGTTTCGACGGCCGTGGTAACTACAACATGGGTTTGAAAGAGCAAATCGTGTTCCCTGAGATCAACTACGATAAAGTTGATAAAACTCGCGGTATGAACATCACTATTTGTACAACTGCTAAAAACGACGCTGAGGGCAGAGCGCTTCTTGAAGCACTTGGCATGCCCTTCAGAAAGTAA
- the rplV gene encoding 50S ribosomal protein L22, with product MEVKASLKYARVGAQKARLVVDLVRGKDVNEAVKTLTFLNKKTAGMVKKLIESAVANAEYKKVMDVDNLYVKAIWVDQGPVLKRFRPRAQGRAFGVRKKTSHINVVLEEK from the coding sequence ATGGAAGTTAAAGCAAGCTTGAAATATGCAAGAGTAGGCGCTCAGAAAGCAAGATTGGTTGTTGACCTAGTTCGCGGTAAAGACGTGAACGAAGCAGTAAAAACTCTCACTTTCTTGAATAAGAAAACTGCTGGTATGGTAAAAAAGCTAATCGAATCTGCGGTTGCTAACGCAGAATACAAAAAGGTTATGGATGTTGATAATCTTTATGTTAAAGCTATCTGGGTTGATCAAGGCCCTGTTCTTAAAAGATTCCGTCCTCGCGCTCAAGGGCGTGCTTTCGGAGTTCGCAAGAAGACCAGCCACATTAACGTAGTACTCGAGGAGAAATAG
- the rpsQ gene encoding 30S ribosomal protein S17 yields MTETNTRGRKIEVVGEVISDKMDKTISVLIYRMVKHPKYGKYVKKTSVFKAHDEKNQAKTGDIVKIRETRPLSKTKRWTLAEVVETAKA; encoded by the coding sequence ATGACTGAAACTAATACTAGAGGACGTAAAATTGAAGTCGTAGGTGAAGTTATCAGTGACAAGATGGATAAAACTATCTCTGTCCTCATCTACCGCATGGTGAAACATCCAAAGTACGGTAAGTACGTTAAGAAGACATCTGTTTTCAAGGCTCATGACGAAAAGAACCAAGCTAAAACTGGTGACATCGTTAAGATCCGTGAAACTCGTCCTCTTAGCAAAACTAAGCGTTGGACTTTGGCTGAAGTTGTTGAAACGGCTAAGGCGTAA
- the rpmC gene encoding 50S ribosomal protein L29, whose translation MKFVEIQDLSVTELKKKRAALSEELFQARIKNSIGQLSNPIEIRNLRRNIAKINTAIVKKVAR comes from the coding sequence ATGAAGTTCGTTGAGATTCAAGATCTTTCTGTAACTGAATTGAAGAAGAAAAGAGCAGCTCTTTCTGAAGAGTTGTTCCAAGCACGTATCAAGAATTCAATTGGTCAACTTTCAAACCCAATTGAAATTCGTAATCTTCGCCGCAACATCGCTAAAATCAATACAGCGATTGTTAAAAAAGTGGCGAGATAG